The following proteins are co-located in the Haloterrigena sp. KLK7 genome:
- a CDS encoding MarR family transcriptional regulator, whose translation MSATEPDSEVDTDDPDPTESLIDLPPSSKLVYKVLEYEGSMTQEEIAVESRLCARTVRYALGKLEDEDLVTSRVHLEDARQSKYRLTD comes from the coding sequence ATGAGTGCGACGGAGCCCGACTCCGAGGTCGACACCGACGACCCGGACCCGACCGAGTCGTTGATCGACCTCCCGCCGAGTTCGAAACTCGTCTACAAGGTCCTCGAGTACGAGGGCTCGATGACCCAGGAGGAGATCGCCGTCGAGTCCCGACTCTGTGCCCGGACCGTCCGCTACGCGCTCGGCAAACTCGAGGACGAGGACCTGGTCACCAGCCGCGTCCACCTCGAGGACGCCCGCCAGTCGAAGTATCGGCTCACCGACTGA
- a CDS encoding GNAT family N-acetyltransferase: MSIEVTTLDPRADADEWNRYVDRSDGTNPFYRAEALRLQATDTGSTPHLLAGFKGQEPIGIFPVFEYGKGPITGAFSPAPFSWSCYLGPALLNVDKLKQRKADRRTRRFLEGCLAYIDRTISPVYAKFITAEFDDLRTFVWNEYTVEPGYTYVVDLEGSEDELLKRFSSDARSNVRNADPDAYLIEEGDGDDVERIVEQVAARYESQGQPFQLSTEFARSMYERLPDGAIRPYVCRVDGAFVGGILVVETDRTRYRWQGGVKPDTDVDVSINDLLDWHVMRDGLRDGLERYDLVGAGVPSINRYKAKFNPRLETHYEITAGSYGIDLLVDRYRKHS, encoded by the coding sequence ATGAGTATCGAAGTAACCACGCTCGATCCGCGGGCCGACGCCGACGAGTGGAATCGATACGTCGATCGTTCGGACGGGACGAACCCGTTCTATCGGGCCGAAGCGCTCCGCCTGCAGGCGACGGATACCGGGTCGACGCCCCACCTGCTCGCCGGATTCAAGGGACAGGAGCCGATCGGGATCTTTCCCGTCTTCGAGTACGGGAAGGGACCGATCACCGGCGCGTTCTCGCCGGCGCCGTTCTCGTGGTCCTGTTACCTCGGGCCGGCGCTGCTGAACGTCGACAAACTCAAACAGCGCAAGGCCGACCGACGGACGCGGCGGTTCCTCGAGGGCTGTCTGGCCTACATCGATCGAACGATATCGCCAGTGTACGCCAAGTTCATCACCGCCGAGTTCGACGACCTCCGGACGTTCGTCTGGAACGAGTACACCGTCGAGCCGGGCTACACCTACGTCGTCGACCTCGAGGGGAGCGAGGACGAGCTGTTGAAGCGGTTCAGCAGCGACGCGCGGAGCAACGTTCGGAACGCCGATCCGGACGCCTACCTCATCGAAGAGGGCGACGGCGACGACGTCGAGCGAATCGTCGAACAGGTCGCGGCCCGCTACGAGAGCCAGGGACAGCCGTTCCAGTTGAGCACCGAGTTCGCCCGCTCGATGTACGAACGGCTGCCCGACGGCGCGATCCGGCCGTACGTCTGTCGCGTCGACGGGGCGTTCGTCGGCGGCATCCTCGTCGTCGAAACCGACCGGACACGCTATCGGTGGCAGGGCGGCGTCAAACCCGATACCGACGTCGACGTCTCGATCAACGACCTCCTCGATTGGCACGTCATGCGCGACGGACTGCGGGACGGACTCGAGCGGTACGACCTCGTCGGGGCCGGCGTCCCGAGCATCAACCGGTACAAGGCGAAGTTCAACCCGCGCCTCGAGACCCACTACGAGATCACGGCGGGATCGTACGGGATCGACCTGCTGGTCGACCGCTACCGAAAACACAGCTGA